In Capsicum annuum cultivar UCD-10X-F1 chromosome 8, UCD10Xv1.1, whole genome shotgun sequence, the genomic window TTGTGTTGCCCTCCCCTATTTTTTAGCTAGATTATTGGAAGACGTGTTATACTTGGGAGTACTGATATATCATCATGAAAGGATAGTTCTCTTTTATATTGACACTAAAAATCACAGAAGAAATGTGCAGCTCCCCTTGCTTCCTAGGGAGAGagagttatttatttattacccAGCTCATCTATATTTTCCATACCCAGGGGTCTCCCTTCACAGACCATCCTACAGAGAAGGCATACTGCTATCTTCCAATGGTAGAACTGCAAAAACAACATTACAGAGATCTCTCTCTTTAATTAATAACTAAATAGGAACGTTACATCGTAGATTGAAAGCAGGCACAACATTCCTACTGACCGCCTAGCCTAACGTATACAAAACATAAACTGAACTGATCATCTACCCGAGTTGTGAACAGTACCCAATACAGAGAGAACAACATTGAGTACTGGCAAAAAACTGCAGTACAAACTCAGGTCACTATTATTAAGTCGGCAAACTCAACAGCCTTGAAATCTGACCTGCAAAGGCACTACTAAGCGAACCCTCTTCATTTAGTACCAGCAACGGCATTGGAACTTTGAGCAAGATTGACCAACTCGGCCAACTTTTATTAGAGGAGAAAAACTGCAGCATGAAACCATGTTTTCCCGCAAGACCTAACCTATGTATAACTCTTCTTAAAACCCTGAACTCTGCAGTGCGTGCATGTTGGCTGAGCAAATTAACCAAGTTTGTTAGGTAGTTTTGTGAGTGCCAGCACCTGTTGATTCACTGGCGTATGAAATTGGTTGATGTTTACTTGTCTGTGGCAGGTGCTTATAAGCAACCACTGAAACGCCAATGGCAGCAGAGAGCCCTATACAACTCCATAGCCACTTCTTCTGGGTTCTTTTCCTCTGACGCTGCTTCCGAGCAACCTCTGCAGTGTTTGAAATGAAAATTGTCAAACTGATAAAGAAATGACGTTGCTTGTAGTGCAACATAATATATTTTAACTACCACATTCAAAATATAGGCTACCTAGAAACATTTAGAACACTAAATGAGATGGCAACTTTCCAAAGCTACAAGGAACTAAGTAAAGATAATCCTGACCAAGGGCTTTAAACTAATAATAAATGAAAGTTATGGTTTTCCCAACCTCCCGACTCAACTGATAATAATCACGACCAAGGGGCTTTAGACTAAGAATTGGCAACTGACGAGGTAGGTCGTTCGgaaaagttgataaaaatttAAGCTACATTAGCTGCAAATAATATTGTAATTGTTTGTAAACGTTAAATAAACCCGTGACAGATGCAATAACCCAATATATTCAACTTTAATCAGGACAGAATCTATGACATGTAAGCAGCAATATTGTATCTTTCTCATATCAGATAATGCAGAACCTTGATTGAAGGATGCCTCTAATCAAACAGATGTGTGTATGACAGTAAATGAAGGTTGCACTAGCTCAGAAGTATTCTACAACCACAACATATTATATAGCATAGTCTATATAAATCATTTTTGGTTCAGGAGTGGGGAAATTGGATACACATTTCGTCTAAATAAAGATGCCTGGCTGATTGAGAAAGACGCCAGCCAAGTGTTCTATGTGAATGCAAAGCACATACTCATCCTAGATGGTCCTTTTTGAAATGGGACTATAAGATTCTTCTAGTTATAGGAAATTAAAACTGAAGCAAGCCACTAGTGATTACGACAAGATCTACCAGTGCCTAGGAGACATTCATCAGAGTTGTTAAAACTAGCAATTAGCAAGAGAAGCAACACCTACCAATGATTTCCTGATTTCTCTGGGACATTTCATGATTTACAACCTCATAGTACCGGAGCCTGTCTCTCAACCTTGAAATCTCCTGGTTTTTTGATTCAAGAATTGACTCAGCGGCTAGTTCAGCTTCTGCACGAGCTTGACCTTTTCCTATTGCTTCAGCAACAAATCTTGTGACAACTACTTCCTGAGAGAGCTGCTCAATTGAAGCATTATCAAGCTGTATACCACCAATGACATCAGAAGGAGAAGGAAGTGTTAACCCAGCCTGAGACAGAACACTACAGATTTTCTGCCACTGACATTGCATCATATTAAGTGCATCCTCTGCagtttttctcttttcaatttCCTCAAGGAGTTTGAGCCTTGTGGCGCACAGATCCGATTCAATATTAGGTTCATATGTAGATCCATTCAGAGATGACCCTTCCAAGGATTGGAAATCTGAGGCAACATTACAAAGACAATTACATTCATCACAAACTACGAATTACCAAGgaaatctgattttttttggtCTGACAGCTACCATAATAGAGCAATTACATTCATAATTCTACTGTGAGAACTATCTAGAGCAACATAACATATTTTGTTTGACAGCTGTCAAAATAGAGCACCTTGTCATCAATCATCATTCATCACCTTGACTACGAAAGCATAAACATTACTGAAGTGAGCCAAAAACATAGAATTTCTAGGATACAACTTTCCATTTTTTAAAACAGGTGCTGGACAGCAAAGCACGATGTTTTCTTCCATGCTTCTACGACAACAATCAACTACAGTTTAATTCCAAAGTAGTTGAAGCCAATTCATCCCTCTCTAATTCCAATCTGATATTTTAGACTGTAGAAAGAACGCTTGATATATGATCAAGAATTCTAATTCCAATCTGATTTTTCAGACACAGTAGGGGTTCGGTAGAAAGAACAATTATGATATCAGGATTATCCCTACACATAAAACCAAATGACTCCTGACATAAATCGAACCTCATCTAAGTGTAGCAACAAGAACTAAACCTCAGAACAACTAGTTGATTTAACCTATATCTATCCTTTGCTTCCATATTCTTTGCTCTTagctataaattataaaattgaaagACTAGgcatctggctgaaaatttctcTACACCATAACCTTTCACCCCTTCCAATATATTGCCTCACCATGGATATGCACGTCGACACAAAATATATCgaaatcatctatgaatacatTCACATTTTCCATAAAACTTCGATAGGTTCCTGTAATATATATTGAAGGTACGTGTAACTTAGGCTTAAGGGAAGGAGGTTGTCAAATTGCTATTCTTGTCAACAATTCAGATTTAGGTGGAGGTTGCTCGGATAATTGCTTTAGTCAAACCAATACAACTCAAACCATTTCCTCTCTTTAACCCTCGTGTTTATAAACTAGAGCACCGTAGAGACAATTTACTCAAAGAGACTACGCACAGAGAATTAGCTTAAAACCTCAAGAATCCTGCTATCAATAACATTAAAAAGATTCAAGGTTCTTAACAAAACATCAGACACATACATATAGTTTACTAGAATTTTAAGCAGATCAACACAACATATTTACACAGATTTGCTTAATAAAACCATATGAAACAAATATTGAATAGCAAACAGAAGCAAATTTATACCTTCATCTGCATCAAAGAACTCTCCTTGAGCAGAGACACAGCTCCGGCAATCAAGCCCTTTCACCTCATTAACACTTCCAATACTTAACGCATCACATCTCGGATCCAAAAATCCCTCATCTTCCTCAAACAAATTGTCCTCAGCTGGCTCCTCTTCCAAATTCAAATGCAAATCCAAATCAGTCTTCTCGTCAACTTGCTCAACTTCCTCCAATCCATCAAGTTTCCTATTTGCAAATGCTTCTCCACCTCCACGTCGCTTATGATTAACCAAATAAGGAGAAGGAGACATCGAACCAGAAGAAGTTTCCGGAATCGGAGCTGGTTCAGGCGTTATATACAACGCCGgcgatatatatatatgattcaCCGGCTCCGATACCGGCTCTGATTCAACATCTGCCACAACTTGTTCCTCATCGTTCCTCTCATTCAGCTTCCCATGCGATTTCCGAACACGAGGTTCTAGTAGATTCTCGAAGGCTATTGCTGTATAAGTCGGCATAATTAAAGGAGATGTCAGTTTTCCCGGCAAACTCGACGGCGGCGGCGGCGGCGGCGGCGGTAGCTAGGTTTTGGACATCGGAATCTGTTCACCGCCGCAACAAgggtttgtttgtttgtttgtttattctgGAAAAAGGAGGGAAGAAAAagggagagagaaagagagagggaAGAACGTGAGATTTACAAGTCCAGCGACTTTGGAGAAATGGGGACACGTTTGGTCTTTATATATTTAGGACTTTGgcttcttcttcaagaacaagttaaattttttttcttttttttcttttctttttcctgttAGATTTAGAGATAGAAATCTTctgaaaagaaaagtaaaaactaaaaatagaaaaaaaattaaattcggGTATTTGTGTATATCTAGTAACTAGATTAGGTGTACGCAGCGCACgtatacctcactttaatgagtttaaatattacattaaataggataattgtttaaataataaagatgatataataattaaatttaacatttCCTGAGTATgcaaagatggagaatttatttattaaaactgatctttattaaaaatatttttaaaagtcgattcATTTACCATCTATAAATTGCagcaaaacaatacaatgatagatacatcaaaataatacaattaaatttaatctttagacataaattttttctcaaaatcgtctgacactcatctatcacctttaagcaataaaaaaataatacgataatagaaatatcaaaacaaaacaactaaatctaaccttttacataaaaaaattcctcaaagccgaccaacatctATCTATCACCTGTATagtgcaacaaaataatacgataaaagtaatatcaaaacaatacaattaaacctaaattttacacacaaaaaattctcaaaaccaatcaagattcatctacgaactgtaaactaccacaaaataacaaactaatagagatgttatgataatacaattaaacctaacttttatctaaaaagaaaaagtaaattaaagacgACCTACATTCATCTgacatttgtaaattaaaataaaacaacaagataataaagatatcagaacaatacaattaaatctaacctttatacaagaaattcttcaaagccaaccaacattcaactacgacctgtaaactatataaaaaaaaatataatagtgatcacaaaacttcgattttgatccaagtaattcttgtctgagcaaaaattttgaccctgaagaatgattttgaatgaaaacaaaagaagatatatatactcacatatgttgaattctattatgcatAAAAACAacgaagaagttgagggttagaaaatcaaacatccaccatctagacatgcaatcgaatcaagttaaatgaacatcaatcatattctcccaataggcaaatcaatttgttttctagtttaacgtacaCCTCGaaatttatagaagtatttccttaataaagtCCTATTTGAGGAGTACTTTTCTAATTAAactgtagaaagaaaaatattaattaattctcctaccatatattttaggaagtttagtaggaaaaaaatattaattaactcTCCAACCATATATTTTATAAGAGTCCCATCTATTTTAGGAAGttaagttaatataataaaaaataattaaataataaattttaaaaatagtgaaaaaataattttgtctaaaaaaagtcttttaatgaaggataaaaagtttaaatcacttttctaagaatcttcacacttttaatcacttttctaagagttttcacacttttaatatattatagatatagattatagatagatatatcaatattcatatttaagATGATATCAAATTAactttgattaatgaaaaataacatTGATTgagaattcaattttaaaaaacttATAACTACCATAAAGTTATGTAAG contains:
- the LOC107839771 gene encoding uncharacterized protein LOC107839771; protein product: MPTYTAIAFENLLEPRVRKSHGKLNERNDEEQVVADVESEPVSEPVNHIYISPALYITPEPAPIPETSSGSMSPSPYLVNHKRRGGGEAFANRKLDGLEEVEQVDEKTDLDLHLNLEEEPAEDNLFEEDEGFLDPRCDALSIGSVNEVKGLDCRSCVSAQGEFFDADEDFQSLEGSSLNGSTYEPNIESDLCATRLKLLEEIEKRKTAEDALNMMQCQWQKICSVLSQAGLTLPSPSDVIGGIQLDNASIEQLSQEVVVTRFVAEAIGKGQARAEAELAAESILESKNQEISRLRDRLRYYEVVNHEMSQRNQEIIEVARKQRQRKRTQKKWLWSCIGLSAAIGVSVVAYKHLPQTSKHQPISYASESTGAGTHKTT